A window of the Polaribacter sp. HaHaR_3_91 genome harbors these coding sequences:
- a CDS encoding RNA polymerase sigma factor, giving the protein MDLELLILQFQKKDVKAYEKLYNMYCDSISGVVNNIVKNDDVAQEITQDVFIKAWNKADSYSAKKGRFFTWILNIARNAAIDYTRSKKFKQSKQNHNSDFFVDILETSDSLDTATDTIGLKEFVTKLGDKCKAVIELLYFKGFTQKEASEELEMPIGTIKTRNRNCIGELRTMLGV; this is encoded by the coding sequence ATGGATTTAGAGCTATTAATTTTACAATTTCAAAAAAAGGACGTTAAAGCCTATGAAAAACTATACAATATGTATTGTGATAGTATTTCTGGTGTTGTAAATAACATTGTTAAAAATGATGATGTTGCACAAGAAATAACGCAAGATGTCTTTATAAAAGCCTGGAATAAAGCAGATTCTTATTCTGCAAAAAAAGGCCGTTTTTTTACGTGGATACTAAACATAGCAAGAAATGCAGCTATCGATTATACACGTTCTAAAAAATTTAAACAGTCTAAACAAAACCATAACTCAGATTTTTTCGTAGATATATTAGAAACCAGTGATAGTTTAGATACTGCTACTGATACAATTGGCTTAAAAGAATTTGTTACCAAATTAGGAGACAAATGTAAAGCAGTAATTGAATTATTATATTTTAAAGGGTTTACACAAAAAGAAGCCTCTGAAGAATTAGAAATGCCAATTGGCACCATAAAAACAAGAAATAGAAATTGCATAGGCGAATTACGCAC
- a CDS encoding YggS family pyridoxal phosphate-dependent enzyme: MIKENLLEIKQSLPENVTLVAVSKTKPLEDLQEAYAAGQRIFGENKIQEMVDKYDALPKDIQWHMIGHLQSNKVKYMAHFVDLIHGVDKFSTLKEINKQAKKHDKVINCLLQVKIAKEDTKFGLSFDEINKILASEAFVELKNIKITGFMGMATFTDNKKQLQEEFSSLNTFFNELKTQYPSLKTLSMGMSGDYILAIENGSNMVRVGSSIFGQRNYNA; the protein is encoded by the coding sequence ATGATTAAAGAAAATCTATTAGAAATAAAACAATCACTTCCAGAAAATGTAACTTTAGTAGCTGTTTCTAAAACCAAACCTTTAGAAGACTTGCAAGAAGCATATGCTGCTGGTCAGCGTATTTTTGGTGAGAATAAAATTCAGGAAATGGTGGATAAATATGATGCTTTACCAAAAGACATTCAGTGGCATATGATTGGTCATTTACAAAGTAATAAGGTAAAGTACATGGCACATTTTGTAGATTTGATTCATGGAGTTGATAAATTCTCTACTTTAAAGGAAATCAACAAGCAAGCAAAAAAACATGATAAAGTTATCAACTGTTTATTACAAGTAAAAATAGCCAAAGAAGACACCAAATTTGGTTTGTCTTTTGATGAAATAAATAAAATTTTAGCATCAGAAGCATTCGTAGAATTAAAGAACATAAAAATTACCGGTTTTATGGGAATGGCCACATTTACAGACAATAAGAAACAGTTACAAGAAGAATTTTCATCACTAAATACCTTTTTTAACGAACTTAAAACTCAATACCCATCACTAAAAACTTTATCAATGGGAATGAGTGGAGATTATATACTTGCTATAGAAAATGGAAGTAATATGGTAAGAGTTGGTAGTTCTATATTTGGTCAAAGAAATTATAATGCTTAA
- a CDS encoding glycerophosphodiester phosphodiesterase family protein — protein sequence MKITKQLIILFVFFIGWSCTKENIRQKETTEVIVKATNITTTLKEFKNATSKSILVAAHRGAHMGNFENSIESSLKSIELGVDIIEVDVKTTKDGQLILMHDSSIDRTTTGTGEVEDLTLAEIKAFKLKAPYGRISKESVPTFEEFLKVVKGKIMVDVDMKTDNVEGLVKAVNEFGNKNEVFYFDNDYNQLERIKILDKSAQLMPRAYSLKMADSAVVKFNPEVVHIDTGFNTKEVGDLLKENNARIWINTLGEKDAEIRYGSGEKIIEELIKDGANIIQTDEPEMLLELLRSKGLHQ from the coding sequence ATGAAAATCACAAAACAACTAATTATTTTATTCGTCTTTTTTATAGGGTGGTCTTGTACAAAAGAAAATATACGTCAAAAAGAAACAACAGAAGTAATTGTAAAAGCTACAAATATAACTACAACACTTAAAGAGTTTAAAAATGCAACATCAAAATCAATCTTGGTTGCAGCTCATAGAGGTGCACACATGGGTAATTTTGAAAATTCTATAGAATCTTCATTAAAATCTATTGAATTAGGAGTAGATATAATAGAGGTTGATGTAAAAACAACAAAAGACGGACAACTAATTTTAATGCATGATAGCTCTATAGATCGCACAACTACAGGAACAGGTGAAGTTGAAGACTTAACATTAGCTGAGATTAAAGCTTTTAAACTAAAAGCACCTTATGGCAGAATAAGCAAAGAATCTGTACCAACTTTTGAAGAATTTTTAAAAGTAGTTAAAGGTAAAATAATGGTAGATGTAGATATGAAAACGGACAATGTAGAAGGATTAGTGAAAGCTGTAAATGAATTTGGAAATAAAAACGAGGTATTTTATTTTGATAATGATTACAACCAGTTAGAACGCATTAAAATTTTAGATAAATCCGCTCAATTAATGCCTAGAGCATATTCTTTAAAAATGGCAGATTCGGCTGTTGTAAAGTTTAACCCAGAAGTTGTACATATAGACACGGGCTTTAATACCAAAGAAGTTGGTGATTTGTTAAAAGAAAACAATGCTAGAATTTGGATAAATACCTTAGGAGAAAAAGATGCTGAAATTCGTTATGGAAGTGGAGAAAAAATAATTGAAGAATTGATTAAAGATGGAGCTAATATCATTCAGACTGATGAACCCGAAATGTTATTAGAATTATTAAGAAGCAAAGGTTTACATCAATAA
- a CDS encoding acyl-CoA reductase yields the protein MDSIQNRIIAFAKLGAFLGQFSIDKIKKIDNIEHNEIFFDGFLHQIKLAQEKNSWFTKDNVLFSLNSLHKSLTEKNLNTFTKSLDSTIKPSKKVAIVMAGNIPLVGFHDFLSVLISGHSVLVKQSSSDKHLLPFLAKYLEYVEPTFKGKITFTEEKLTDFDAVIATGSDNTARYFEYYFKNKPNIIRKSRNSVAVITGKETEEDFIKLSDDVFQYFGLGCRSVSKLYVPKGYNFDAFFTGMYAKKDMIENAKYANNYDYNKAVYLMSLFDLLENGFLMIKEDESYASPIATIFYEYYDNETDLKIKLHQDKDKIQCIVAKDFIENEIAFGQTQHPKLTDYADGVNTLEFLSTI from the coding sequence ATGGATAGTATTCAAAACAGAATTATTGCTTTCGCAAAATTAGGCGCCTTTTTAGGTCAGTTTTCTATCGATAAAATAAAAAAAATCGATAATATTGAACATAATGAAATCTTTTTTGATGGCTTTTTACATCAAATAAAACTAGCACAAGAAAAGAACTCTTGGTTTACAAAAGATAATGTTTTATTCTCCTTAAATAGCCTACATAAATCACTAACAGAAAAAAACTTAAATACATTTACCAAAAGTTTAGATTCAACTATAAAACCATCAAAAAAAGTTGCGATTGTAATGGCTGGAAACATACCTTTGGTAGGATTTCATGATTTTTTATCGGTATTAATATCTGGGCATTCAGTATTGGTTAAGCAATCTTCTAGTGATAAACACTTATTACCTTTTTTAGCGAAGTATTTAGAGTATGTAGAACCTACTTTTAAGGGAAAAATTACTTTTACAGAAGAAAAGTTGACAGATTTTGATGCTGTAATCGCTACCGGAAGCGATAATACAGCACGATATTTTGAGTATTATTTTAAAAATAAACCAAATATTATTAGAAAAAGTAGAAATTCCGTGGCAGTTATCACCGGAAAAGAAACCGAAGAAGATTTTATTAAATTATCGGATGATGTTTTTCAATACTTTGGTTTAGGTTGCAGATCTGTTTCTAAATTATATGTGCCTAAAGGCTATAATTTTGATGCTTTTTTTACAGGAATGTATGCTAAAAAAGACATGATTGAAAACGCAAAATATGCGAATAATTATGATTATAACAAAGCGGTGTATTTAATGAGCTTGTTTGATTTGTTAGAAAATGGTTTTCTAATGATTAAAGAAGACGAAAGCTATGCCTCTCCTATTGCTACTATTTTCTATGAATATTACGACAATGAAACAGATTTAAAAATAAAATTACATCAAGATAAAGATAAAATTCAATGTATTGTTGCCAAAGACTTTATAGAAAATGAAATCGCTTTTGGGCAAACACAACATCCTAAATTAACAGATTACGCAGATGGTGTAAATACATTAGAATTTTTATCAACAATATAA
- a CDS encoding 4Fe-4S dicluster domain-containing protein has translation MAIIITDECINCGACEPECPNTAIYEGADDWKYSDGTDLKGNAVLPNGKSVNADDVQEPVSDEIYYIVPDKCTECKGFHDEPQCAAVCPVDCCVPDDDVVETEEELLAKQSFMHND, from the coding sequence ATGGCAATTATAATAACAGATGAATGTATAAATTGTGGGGCATGTGAACCAGAATGTCCTAACACTGCAATTTACGAAGGAGCAGATGATTGGAAATATTCAGACGGAACAGATTTGAAAGGAAATGCAGTCTTACCAAATGGTAAATCGGTAAATGCCGACGATGTTCAAGAACCAGTTTCTGATGAAATCTATTATATCGTTCCAGATAAGTGTACAGAATGTAAAGGTTTTCATGATGAGCCACAATGTGCTGCAGTATGTCCTGTAGATTGTTGTGTACCAGATGACGACGTTGTAGAAACAGAAGAAGAGTTGTTAGCTAAGCAAAGCTTTATGCATAACGACTAA
- a CDS encoding D-2-hydroxyacid dehydrogenase, with protein sequence MKILANDGISKSGIDALEKGGFEVLDIKVAQNQLESYINENNVDAILVRSATQVRQELMEACPSLKLIGRGGVGLDNIDVEYAEDNGLHVINTPKASSGSVAELVFAHLFGMARFLHSSNREMPLEGDSRFKELKKAYSEGIELRGKTIGIIGFGRIGQEVAKIAIGVGMNVLATDDEVTSAPITLEFFNGQKTTFIIETVDKEELLKESDFITLHTPDQEDYIITASEFEKMKDGVGIINTSRGGILHEVDLVKAIESGKVQFAGLDVFETEPTPAVQLLMNPEISLTPHIGAATKEAQDRIGVELANQIIALLKN encoded by the coding sequence ATGAAAATATTAGCAAACGATGGAATTTCTAAAAGCGGAATAGATGCTTTAGAAAAAGGAGGATTTGAAGTACTAGACATAAAAGTAGCACAAAATCAGTTAGAAAGTTATATCAATGAAAACAATGTTGATGCAATTTTAGTAAGAAGCGCAACACAAGTAAGACAAGAATTAATGGAAGCTTGCCCAAGTCTAAAATTAATTGGACGTGGTGGTGTTGGCTTAGATAATATAGATGTAGAATATGCAGAAGACAACGGTTTACATGTAATTAACACACCAAAAGCTTCATCTGGCTCTGTGGCAGAATTGGTTTTTGCACACCTTTTTGGGATGGCTCGTTTTTTACATTCTTCAAATAGAGAAATGCCTTTAGAAGGAGATTCTCGTTTTAAAGAATTGAAAAAAGCCTACTCTGAGGGAATTGAATTAAGAGGAAAAACAATTGGTATTATCGGTTTTGGACGCATTGGTCAAGAAGTTGCAAAAATTGCTATTGGTGTTGGAATGAATGTTTTAGCAACTGATGATGAAGTTACAAGTGCACCAATTACTTTAGAGTTTTTTAACGGACAAAAAACTACCTTTATTATTGAAACTGTAGATAAAGAAGAACTTTTAAAAGAGTCGGACTTTATTACTTTACACACACCAGATCAAGAAGATTATATTATTACGGCATCAGAATTTGAAAAAATGAAAGACGGTGTAGGTATAATAAATACATCTAGAGGTGGTATTTTACACGAAGTAGATTTAGTAAAAGCTATAGAAAGCGGTAAAGTACAATTTGCAGGTTTAGATGTTTTTGAAACAGAACCTACTCCAGCAGTACAATTATTAATGAATCCAGAAATTTCTTTAACTCCGCATATTGGCGCTGCAACCAAAGAAGCACAAGATAGAATTGGAGTTGAATTAGCAAATCAGATTATTGCTTTGTTAAAGAATTAG
- a CDS encoding metallophosphoesterase family protein yields MKTQKSLIVLVITILFSALLQAQHTHDNESTHTHYSAFDSIVAHKLIFPSSTPDRIIANLTADAAHSLAVNWRTDQQVSNGVIEIALATDGPEFLLRNVEKINATSQKFENQNRNEPLVKATYHSAVVHNLKPNTIYVYRVGNGSKDNGYWSEWFQYKTANVGNEKPFSFIYFGDAQNNVKSLWSRVIRNSYRQFPQVDFMLHAGDLINDRDANLEWGEWFYAGNFIHATVPSMMTPGNHEYRNGVLSSLWRPQFTLPENGPTEALKETCFAIDYQDMKIISLDSEGFDESEESKEAQIQWLDSVLQANTKKWTIITTHYPIYSTAKGRDNKELREAIKPLIDKYGVDLVLQGHDHTYARGFPKNEGKGLTVVEDAGAVYAVSVSGPKMYESKDQEWMVRRGEYTQLFQIITVSKDTIKYGAYTPIGTLYDAFEIIKKDGKKTLINKVPETPVRLKKDLEKGE; encoded by the coding sequence ATGAAAACACAAAAAAGTTTAATTGTTTTAGTAATCACTATATTATTTAGCGCTCTACTACAAGCACAACACACGCATGATAATGAAAGTACACATACACATTATTCTGCATTCGACTCTATAGTTGCACATAAATTAATATTTCCGTCTAGTACACCAGATCGTATTATAGCAAATCTTACAGCAGATGCAGCGCATAGTTTAGCAGTAAATTGGAGAACAGATCAACAAGTGTCTAATGGAGTTATAGAAATAGCTTTAGCAACAGATGGACCCGAATTTTTATTACGAAATGTTGAAAAAATAAATGCAACCTCACAAAAATTTGAAAACCAAAACAGAAATGAACCTCTTGTAAAAGCGACCTATCATTCTGCAGTAGTTCATAATTTAAAACCAAATACCATTTATGTTTATCGTGTTGGAAATGGAAGTAAAGATAATGGTTATTGGAGTGAATGGTTTCAGTATAAAACAGCAAATGTTGGAAATGAAAAGCCTTTTAGTTTTATCTATTTTGGGGATGCTCAAAACAACGTAAAATCTTTATGGTCTAGAGTCATTCGTAATTCATATCGTCAATTTCCACAGGTCGATTTTATGTTACATGCTGGAGATTTAATTAACGATAGAGATGCCAATTTAGAATGGGGAGAATGGTTTTACGCAGGTAATTTTATTCATGCAACGGTACCAAGTATGATGACGCCTGGTAATCATGAATACCGAAATGGTGTTTTATCTTCGTTATGGAGACCACAGTTTACCTTGCCAGAAAATGGCCCAACAGAAGCTTTAAAAGAAACTTGTTTTGCTATAGATTACCAAGACATGAAAATAATTTCTTTAGATAGCGAAGGTTTTGATGAAAGTGAAGAATCAAAAGAAGCTCAAATACAATGGTTAGACTCTGTATTACAAGCAAATACAAAAAAATGGACAATTATCACAACCCACTACCCTATTTATTCTACCGCAAAAGGACGTGATAATAAAGAACTTAGAGAAGCTATAAAACCTTTAATTGATAAATATGGTGTGGATTTAGTTTTACAAGGTCATGATCATACATATGCAAGAGGATTTCCTAAAAATGAAGGAAAAGGTTTAACTGTAGTAGAAGATGCGGGTGCTGTTTATGCTGTTTCTGTAAGTGGACCAAAAATGTACGAATCTAAAGATCAAGAATGGATGGTAAGACGAGGTGAATACACGCAACTCTTTCAAATCATAACAGTATCTAAAGACACCATTAAGTATGGAGCCTACACACCTATTGGCACTCTTTATGACGCTTTTGAAATTATAAAAAAAGATGGAAAAAAAACATTGATTAATAAAGTTCCTGAAACACCTGTTAGATTAAAAAAAGATCTAGAAAAAGGAGAATAA
- a CDS encoding exonuclease domain-containing protein, with protein MYAILDIETTGGKFNEEGITEIAIYKFDGHTTVDQFISLVNPEKPIQEFVVKLTGINNKMLKNAPKFYEVAKRIIEITSDCILVAHNTTFDYRILSTEFDRLGYDFNRNTLCTVELSQKLILDQPSYSLGKLTKSLGIPITDRHRASGDALATVQLFKLLLEKDTNKSIIQSSIKYFDRRHQKQKLRSLIEEIPTVQGVFYIHDKEGRVVFIGKGKNIKSEVNNLFLKVTKRAVKIQERAQSISFDKTGNELFTRLKYAIELDALTPKFNFKKNPKFITQDFNNEDFIIIEKGREVEENAVILIEKNEVYGCGYTNLSNQESKIDILKTILTPIENKIQAKNIIKNYINKNKVQKIIRL; from the coding sequence TTGTACGCAATTTTAGATATTGAAACCACAGGAGGAAAATTTAATGAAGAAGGCATCACAGAAATTGCTATATATAAATTTGACGGCCACACAACAGTAGACCAATTCATTAGCTTAGTAAATCCGGAAAAGCCCATTCAAGAATTTGTGGTAAAACTTACGGGCATTAATAATAAAATGCTTAAAAATGCACCTAAATTCTATGAAGTTGCCAAACGGATTATAGAAATTACATCAGATTGTATTTTAGTTGCTCATAATACCACTTTCGATTACAGAATTTTAAGTACCGAATTTGATCGATTAGGGTACGACTTTAATAGAAATACCTTGTGTACTGTAGAATTAAGTCAGAAATTAATTTTAGACCAACCTTCTTACAGCTTAGGGAAACTTACCAAATCTTTAGGAATACCAATTACAGACAGACATAGAGCTTCTGGAGATGCTTTGGCAACCGTGCAATTGTTTAAATTACTCTTAGAAAAAGACACGAATAAAAGTATTATACAAAGTTCTATAAAGTATTTTGACAGAAGACATCAAAAGCAAAAATTAAGAAGTTTAATAGAGGAAATACCAACTGTACAAGGAGTTTTTTACATTCATGATAAAGAAGGTAGAGTTGTATTTATTGGAAAAGGAAAGAATATTAAATCGGAAGTAAATAACCTCTTTCTAAAGGTAACCAAAAGAGCAGTTAAAATTCAGGAAAGAGCACAATCTATTTCTTTTGACAAAACAGGAAATGAACTTTTTACCCGTTTAAAATATGCTATCGAATTAGATGCTTTAACTCCTAAATTTAATTTTAAGAAGAATCCGAAATTTATTACTCAAGATTTTAATAATGAAGATTTTATTATCATTGAAAAAGGGAGAGAAGTAGAAGAAAATGCCGTAATTTTAATAGAAAAGAACGAGGTATATGGTTGTGGTTACACAAACTTAAGCAATCAAGAAAGTAAGATAGATATTTTAAAAACGATCTTAACTCCTATTGAAAACAAGATTCAAGCAAAAAATATTATCAAAAATTACATCAACAAAAATAAAGTACAGAAAATTATTAGACTGTAA
- a CDS encoding DUF3857 domain-containing protein, giving the protein MKSLTLLLLLSSTLIIAQKSKTTKMGKTTLEELQMTIYDKDSTATAVVLYEHANRYPDRDNDEIPRTDYYYRIKILDKASFNLADITINLYEKQKVKDISAVTYNITENGTMSSTYLDDKDIFTTKERDTWTVKNFTLPNIKEGSVIEYTYSILSPYLSINDWEFQSDIPKIKSEFDASILGNYQYNIKKTGYLQLDKDEPSMDKKCVYVDGIGEGGCATYSYGMNDIPAFKEEDYMLSKKNYISKISFDIKSITSYRGVVDNLTTTWKQADKSLKDRFFNNQTSKKTFFRKNISEAILETENSLDRAQKIYTFIQNHYTWNEKYWTNEDAKVKEAFQQKSGDVGEINISLYNSLKAADIDANLVVLSTRENGIPTKIFPVIYDYNYVIVQAVIDGTSYFLDATDKFIPFGEVPYRVLNGEARIINFKEESSWVTLKPKYRSSLNINSSLTLDEEGVFTGSLMMIRNGLLATEQRKKMSLTNEDSYLENFEAKYPNLEVDEYERDNLENLDKKLQEKFTIRLEMDEVLGNKIRINPFLFNRIKQNPFKLKERNYPVDFGYARLNNFYLSLTIPENYTIVNLPKDKAISLPNKGGRFILKTVKKGNTITVLTRMQISKKIFSVAEYYTLKEFYKQIIISESGYIILEKN; this is encoded by the coding sequence ATGAAATCTTTAACCCTATTACTCCTACTCTCATCCACTTTAATTATTGCGCAAAAAAGTAAAACTACTAAAATGGGTAAAACCACTCTAGAAGAATTACAAATGACAATTTACGATAAAGACTCTACGGCAACCGCTGTTGTTTTATACGAACACGCAAATAGATATCCAGATAGAGATAATGATGAAATTCCTAGAACAGATTACTACTATCGAATTAAGATTTTAGATAAGGCTTCTTTTAATTTAGCCGATATTACAATTAACTTATACGAAAAACAGAAAGTTAAAGACATTAGTGCAGTTACTTATAATATTACCGAAAACGGTACTATGAGCAGCACATATCTTGATGATAAGGATATCTTTACTACTAAAGAACGAGATACCTGGACGGTTAAAAACTTTACGCTACCTAATATAAAAGAAGGCTCCGTTATAGAATACACCTACAGTATTTTATCTCCGTATTTAAGCATTAACGATTGGGAGTTTCAATCTGACATACCAAAAATAAAAAGTGAATTTGATGCATCTATCTTAGGGAATTATCAATATAATATAAAAAAAACAGGCTATTTACAATTAGATAAAGACGAACCTTCGATGGATAAAAAATGTGTCTATGTTGATGGTATAGGTGAAGGAGGATGTGCAACATATTCTTATGGGATGAATGATATTCCTGCTTTTAAAGAAGAAGATTATATGTTGAGCAAAAAAAATTACATCTCTAAAATTTCTTTTGATATAAAATCGATTACTAGTTATAGAGGTGTTGTAGACAACTTAACGACTACTTGGAAACAAGCCGATAAAAGCTTAAAAGATCGTTTTTTTAATAATCAGACCTCAAAAAAAACTTTTTTTAGAAAAAATATTTCTGAAGCTATTTTAGAAACTGAAAACAGTTTAGATAGAGCGCAAAAAATTTACACTTTTATTCAGAATCATTACACTTGGAATGAAAAGTATTGGACCAATGAAGATGCAAAAGTAAAAGAAGCTTTTCAGCAAAAATCTGGTGATGTTGGTGAAATAAACATTTCGTTATACAACAGTTTAAAAGCGGCGGATATAGATGCCAATTTAGTCGTTTTATCTACAAGAGAAAACGGAATTCCTACAAAAATATTTCCAGTTATTTATGACTATAATTATGTAATTGTTCAAGCTGTTATAGATGGTACATCTTATTTTTTAGACGCAACAGACAAATTTATTCCTTTTGGAGAAGTTCCGTATAGAGTATTAAATGGAGAAGCTAGAATAATCAACTTTAAAGAAGAAAGCTCTTGGGTAACTTTAAAGCCAAAATACAGATCATCCCTAAACATAAACTCTAGTCTTACGTTAGATGAAGAAGGCGTATTTACTGGATCTTTAATGATGATAAGAAACGGTCTTTTAGCAACAGAGCAAAGAAAAAAAATGTCGTTAACTAATGAAGATAGTTATTTAGAAAATTTTGAAGCTAAATATCCAAACCTAGAAGTTGATGAATATGAAAGAGACAATTTAGAAAACTTAGATAAAAAATTACAAGAAAAATTTACGATCCGATTAGAAATGGATGAAGTCTTAGGTAACAAAATAAGAATAAATCCGTTTCTATTTAATAGAATAAAACAAAATCCTTTTAAATTAAAAGAAAGAAATTACCCTGTAGATTTTGGGTATGCTAGACTGAATAATTTTTACTTAAGCTTAACAATTCCAGAAAATTACACCATTGTAAATTTACCTAAAGACAAAGCAATATCACTACCTAATAAAGGTGGTAGATTCATACTTAAAACAGTAAAAAAAGGAAATACAATTACTGTTTTAACAAGAATGCAAATCTCAAAAAAAATCTTTTCTGTAGCAGAATATTATACTTTAAAGGAGTTTTACAAACAAATTATTATTTCTGAGAGTGGTTATATAATTTTAGAAAAGAACTAA
- the serC gene encoding 3-phosphoserine/phosphohydroxythreonine transaminase, producing the protein MKKHNFSAGPCILPQEVLQKASEAILNFNDDNLSLIEISHRSKPFVEVIEKARSLALELLGLENKGYKALFLQGGASLEFLMVAYNLLDKKAAYLNTGTWADKAIKEAKAFGEVVEVGSSKDKGYNYIPKGYTIPEDADYFHCTSNNTVAGTQMKDFPETNIPLVCDMSSDIFSRQLDFEKFDLIYAGAQKNMGPAGATLVIIKEEILGKVERHIPSMLNYQIHIDKDSMFNTPSVFAIYVSMLTLQWLKDLGGIEFIEEVNNKKAALLYSEIDRNPLFKGIVAKEDRSTMNATFTLTDDSLKEKFDTMCKEAGISGINGHRSVGGYRASMYNALPLYSVQVLVDAMQELERIQK; encoded by the coding sequence ATGAAAAAACATAATTTCAGTGCAGGTCCTTGTATTTTACCACAAGAAGTATTGCAAAAAGCTTCAGAAGCAATCTTAAACTTTAATGATGATAATTTATCATTAATAGAAATTTCTCACAGAAGTAAACCTTTTGTAGAAGTAATAGAAAAAGCACGTTCTTTAGCTTTAGAATTGTTAGGATTAGAAAATAAAGGTTACAAAGCTTTGTTTTTACAAGGTGGTGCAAGTTTAGAGTTTTTAATGGTTGCTTACAATTTGTTAGATAAAAAAGCAGCGTATTTAAATACGGGTACTTGGGCAGATAAAGCAATTAAAGAAGCAAAAGCTTTTGGAGAAGTTGTAGAAGTTGGTTCTTCTAAAGACAAAGGTTACAACTATATTCCTAAAGGATATACAATACCAGAAGATGCAGATTATTTTCACTGTACAAGTAACAATACCGTTGCTGGTACGCAGATGAAAGATTTTCCGGAAACCAATATTCCTTTGGTTTGTGATATGAGTTCAGACATTTTTTCTCGTCAGTTAGATTTCGAAAAATTCGATCTTATTTATGCAGGTGCTCAGAAAAATATGGGGCCAGCTGGTGCAACTTTAGTCATTATTAAAGAAGAAATTTTAGGTAAAGTAGAAAGACATATTCCTTCTATGTTAAACTATCAAATTCATATTGATAAAGATAGTATGTTTAATACACCTTCTGTATTTGCAATCTATGTTTCTATGTTAACCTTACAATGGTTAAAAGATTTAGGCGGAATTGAATTTATTGAAGAAGTAAATAATAAAAAAGCAGCCCTTTTATACTCTGAAATTGATAGAAACCCGTTGTTTAAAGGAATTGTAGCCAAAGAAGACAGAAGTACAATGAATGCTACTTTTACTTTAACAGATGATTCTTTAAAGGAGAAATTTGATACCATGTGTAAAGAAGCAGGAATTAGCGGAATAAATGGACACAGAAGTGTTGGTGGTTATAGAGCAAGTATGTACAACGCCTTACCTTTATATAGCGTACAAGTTTTGGTTGATGCGATGCAAGAGTTAGAAAGAATTCAAAAATAA